The proteins below come from a single Nocardiopsis gilva YIM 90087 genomic window:
- the murC gene encoding UDP-N-acetylmuramate--L-alanine ligase yields the protein MSLVSPTEPVPVSDLGRVHFLGMGGVGMSGIARILLQRGVEVSGSDAKDSPLLRELEELGARVHVGHAADQLGDADTLVVSSAVRDDNPELLRARERGVRVLPRAAALGALLLDRRGVAVSGTHGKTTTSSMLTVVLQELGADPGYVIGGKLVTTGLGADAGAGDIIVAEADESDGSFLMLSPEIAVVTNVEADHLDNYGGLDEIHDNFAAFVDRVGSTLVIGIDDPGARKVAEVARERGKRVRTYGETPEADYRVSEISARGFATAFTLTPADADPLECTISAPGRHNVLNAAAAVAVADELGHDPEVAVEGLASFTGAARRFEPKGEARGAAVYDSYAHHPTEIAADLEAARAALASRETAEAAGPGRVVAVFQPHLYSRTRIFAQEFAEALTMADEVVVLGIYAAREEPEPGVDAQLITGGIGHDRVHYRPDRAEAVSTAAFLARPGDIVLTMGAGDVTELGPEIVAALADTAGTGDAAE from the coding sequence ATGAGCCTGGTCTCCCCGACCGAGCCCGTCCCCGTCAGCGACCTGGGCCGCGTCCACTTCCTCGGCATGGGCGGCGTCGGGATGTCCGGGATCGCGCGCATCCTGCTGCAGCGCGGCGTCGAGGTGTCGGGCAGCGACGCCAAGGACAGCCCGCTGCTGCGCGAACTCGAGGAGCTCGGCGCCCGCGTGCACGTCGGCCACGCGGCCGACCAGCTGGGCGACGCCGACACCCTCGTCGTCTCCTCCGCCGTCCGCGATGACAACCCCGAGCTGCTCCGGGCGCGCGAGCGCGGAGTGCGGGTGCTGCCGCGCGCCGCGGCCCTGGGCGCGCTGCTCCTCGACCGCAGAGGGGTGGCCGTCTCCGGGACGCACGGCAAGACCACCACGAGTTCGATGCTCACCGTCGTGCTCCAGGAGCTGGGCGCCGACCCCGGCTACGTGATCGGCGGCAAGCTCGTCACCACCGGCCTGGGCGCCGACGCCGGGGCCGGCGACATCATCGTCGCCGAGGCCGACGAGAGCGACGGCTCGTTCCTCATGCTGTCGCCCGAGATCGCCGTGGTCACCAACGTCGAGGCCGACCACCTCGACAACTACGGCGGCCTGGACGAGATCCACGACAACTTCGCCGCCTTCGTCGACCGCGTGGGCTCCACCCTCGTCATCGGAATCGACGACCCCGGCGCGCGCAAGGTCGCCGAGGTCGCCCGCGAGCGCGGCAAGCGGGTCCGCACCTACGGCGAAACCCCCGAGGCCGACTACCGCGTCTCGGAGATCTCCGCGCGCGGCTTCGCCACCGCCTTCACCCTCACCCCGGCCGATGCCGACCCGCTGGAGTGCACCATCTCCGCTCCGGGGCGGCACAACGTCCTCAACGCCGCGGCCGCGGTCGCCGTCGCCGACGAGCTCGGCCACGACCCGGAGGTCGCCGTCGAGGGACTCGCGTCCTTCACCGGCGCCGCCCGGCGCTTCGAGCCCAAGGGCGAGGCACGGGGCGCGGCGGTCTACGACAGCTACGCGCACCACCCCACCGAGATCGCCGCCGACCTGGAGGCCGCCCGCGCGGCGCTCGCCTCCCGCGAGACCGCGGAGGCGGCGGGCCCCGGCCGCGTGGTCGCGGTCTTCCAGCCGCACCTCTACAGCCGCACGCGGATCTTCGCGCAGGAGTTCGCCGAAGCCCTCACCATGGCCGACGAGGTCGTCGTGCTGGGCATCTACGCGGCGCGCGAGGAGCCCGAGCCCGGCGTCGACGCCCAGCTGATCACCGGCGGCATCGGCCACGACCGGGTGCACTACCGTCCGGACCGGGCCGAGGCCGTCTCCACGGCCGCCTTCCTGGCCCGGCCGGGCGACATCGTGCTGACCATGGGGGCCGGCGACGTCACCGAGCTGGGGCCGGAGATCGTGGCGGCGTTGGCGGACACGGCGGGCACAGGAGACGCGGCGGAGTAG
- the ftsW gene encoding putative lipid II flippase FtsW: MAVSTSVSSAGGADRRGNGAIGRGLARVRELPQVVNRPLTSYYLIFGSSALLIMLGLVMVWSSSMVDSYTETGSALSLFRKQVVAAAIGLPLLVVASQLPTKVLRVIGYPAMIISVALLIITMFKGEEYGAGAMRWLEVGGVTIQASEPAKLAFALWGANVLARKEELKQLVDWRQLLMPLLPGCGVLVLLVLIGTDLGTSFVLLTIFLSLLWVVGAPTRLICGMIGLVAALGAIMIAVEPFRKGRLTSFLNPEADPTGTGFQLLHGLYALGSGGVFGRGIGGSFEKWGVLPHPESDFIFAIIGEELGLIGTLLVVGLFGVLGYAGLRVASRAKEPFARLAATSLTGWIVVQAMVNIGTVIGLMPITGIPLPLVSAGGSSLIPTMLALGVLLALAKNEPAARRALAARGPSRAQRALSWLGLDNAGTGRKTGSAAQAKNGSRPTQVQARRNRRR; the protein is encoded by the coding sequence ATGGCGGTGTCGACATCGGTTTCCTCCGCCGGTGGGGCGGACCGGCGGGGGAACGGCGCCATCGGGCGGGGACTGGCGCGGGTGCGGGAGCTTCCGCAGGTGGTGAACCGGCCGCTGACCTCCTACTACCTCATCTTCGGCAGCAGCGCGCTGCTGATCATGCTCGGTCTGGTCATGGTGTGGTCGTCGTCGATGGTCGACTCCTACACCGAGACCGGTTCGGCGCTCTCCCTGTTCCGCAAGCAGGTTGTGGCCGCCGCGATCGGGCTGCCGCTGCTGGTGGTGGCCTCCCAGCTGCCGACGAAGGTGCTGCGGGTCATCGGCTACCCGGCGATGATCATCTCGGTCGCGCTGCTGATCATCACCATGTTCAAAGGCGAGGAGTACGGCGCCGGAGCCATGCGGTGGCTGGAGGTCGGCGGAGTGACGATCCAGGCCTCGGAGCCCGCCAAGCTCGCGTTCGCGCTGTGGGGCGCCAATGTCCTGGCCCGCAAGGAGGAGCTGAAGCAGCTGGTCGACTGGCGTCAGCTGCTGATGCCGCTGCTGCCCGGATGTGGCGTGCTGGTACTCCTGGTTCTCATCGGAACCGACCTGGGCACCTCCTTTGTCCTGCTCACCATCTTCCTCTCGCTGCTGTGGGTGGTGGGCGCGCCCACGCGGCTGATCTGCGGCATGATCGGGCTGGTGGCCGCGCTGGGCGCGATCATGATCGCCGTCGAGCCGTTCCGCAAGGGCCGTCTGACCTCGTTCCTCAACCCCGAGGCCGATCCCACGGGGACCGGTTTCCAGCTGCTGCACGGGCTGTACGCCCTCGGGAGCGGTGGGGTGTTCGGCCGCGGCATCGGCGGCAGCTTCGAGAAGTGGGGGGTGCTGCCGCACCCCGAGAGCGACTTCATCTTCGCGATCATCGGCGAGGAGCTCGGGCTGATCGGGACGCTTCTCGTCGTCGGACTGTTCGGTGTCCTGGGCTACGCTGGTCTACGCGTCGCCTCTCGGGCGAAGGAGCCGTTCGCGCGGCTGGCCGCCACGTCGCTGACCGGCTGGATCGTGGTCCAGGCAATGGTCAACATCGGAACGGTCATCGGCCTCATGCCCATTACGGGCATTCCGCTTCCCCTGGTCTCCGCTGGGGGATCGTCGCTGATCCCGACCATGCTGGCGCTGGGGGTGCTGCTCGCGCTCGCGAAGAACGAGCCCGCCGCCCGCAGGGCCCTGGCCGCTCGCGGTCCGAGTCGGGCGCAAAGGGCTCTAAGCTGGCTTGGCCTGGACAATGCCGGGACCGGGAGAAAAACCGGGAGCGCGGCGCAGGCGAAGAACGGATCGCGTCCGACGCAGGTTCAAGCGAGGAGGAATCGGCGACGATGA
- a CDS encoding cell division protein FtsQ/DivIB, which translates to MGSGGPGKPGRPGRPDRPDSPRSSDPWKVAFVTLLIVALLAVVLWVLLGSRLLVVRDIRVTGVDRVSDQAVVQALDVPTGTPLARVDTGAAADRAAKLRLVESVEVTRGWPSTLRVEVTERTPRLALKVGDGYRLVDHEGVRIADVESRPDAFPLVRIRGEVKDNSGIAAAAAITEKLPDGVLSKVRTIAAEDPKTLVLKLDDGATVTWGDDERTKEKGEVLAILLREHPSNADRSYDVSAPDVAVVK; encoded by the coding sequence GTGGGGTCCGGCGGGCCTGGGAAGCCGGGGAGACCGGGTAGACCGGACCGACCGGACAGCCCCAGATCGTCCGATCCGTGGAAGGTCGCCTTCGTCACCCTCCTCATCGTCGCCCTGCTGGCCGTGGTGCTCTGGGTCTTGCTCGGATCGCGGCTGCTCGTGGTGCGCGACATCCGGGTGACCGGGGTCGACCGGGTCTCCGACCAGGCGGTCGTCCAAGCCCTGGACGTGCCCACGGGTACCCCCCTGGCCCGGGTCGACACCGGGGCCGCCGCCGACCGGGCCGCCAAGTTGCGCCTGGTGGAGTCGGTCGAGGTGACCCGCGGGTGGCCGTCCACCCTGCGGGTCGAGGTCACCGAGCGCACCCCCCGGCTGGCCCTCAAGGTGGGCGACGGCTACCGGCTGGTCGACCACGAGGGCGTGCGCATCGCCGACGTCGAGTCCCGACCCGACGCATTCCCGCTGGTCAGAATCAGAGGCGAGGTCAAGGACAACTCTGGAATCGCGGCGGCGGCCGCGATCACCGAGAAGCTGCCCGACGGCGTCCTCTCCAAGGTCCGCACCATCGCGGCGGAAGACCCGAAGACACTGGTCCTGAAACTCGACGACGGCGCGACGGTCACGTGGGGGGACGACGAGCGCACCAAGGAGAAGGGCGAAGTGCTCGCCATACTGCTGCGC
- the murG gene encoding undecaprenyldiphospho-muramoylpentapeptide beta-N-acetylglucosaminyltransferase, whose product MRVALAGGGTAGHIEPALSLADALRRIDPNAQIVCLGTERGLETRLVPLRGYELGEIPAVPLPRKLTPKLLSVPGKLAGAVSAACEHLDRIQAEVLVGFGGYVATPGYLAARRRRIPIVIHEANPLPGLANRLGARMTPHVYTGHPHTEIRNGRYIGIPLREQISRLDRLSMGDKARAFFGLRPDLPTLLIFGGSQGAQAVNQAAFDCAGAFSAAGVQVLHVVGPKNAEEPKDLTRDGVPYVAVPYVDRMDMAYAAADMAMCRSGAMTCAELTAVGLPATFVPLPIGNGEQRLNAEPIVEAGGGLMVPNADLTPQWIQQNLIPLLTDTDRIVSMSEAAAKMGRRDADEALAREVMAIARGGSVPETPIDDDFEDENGYVDDGKDAQ is encoded by the coding sequence ATGAGGGTAGCCCTCGCCGGAGGTGGAACGGCCGGGCATATCGAGCCCGCGCTCTCCCTGGCCGATGCGCTGCGGCGTATCGACCCGAACGCCCAGATCGTGTGTCTGGGAACCGAGCGGGGACTGGAGACCCGCCTTGTGCCACTGCGGGGTTATGAGCTGGGTGAGATCCCGGCCGTGCCCCTGCCCCGCAAGCTCACCCCCAAGCTGCTGTCGGTCCCGGGCAAGCTCGCCGGCGCGGTCAGCGCCGCGTGCGAGCACCTCGACCGCATCCAGGCCGAGGTGCTGGTCGGTTTCGGCGGCTATGTCGCCACCCCCGGCTACCTGGCCGCCCGCCGGCGCCGGATCCCGATTGTCATCCACGAGGCCAACCCGCTGCCCGGGCTCGCCAACCGTCTCGGCGCGCGGATGACCCCGCACGTCTACACCGGCCACCCGCACACCGAGATCCGCAACGGGCGCTACATCGGCATCCCGCTGCGCGAGCAGATCTCCCGGCTCGACCGCCTGAGCATGGGCGACAAGGCGCGGGCCTTCTTCGGGCTCCGCCCCGACCTGCCCACGCTGCTCATCTTCGGCGGCTCCCAGGGCGCCCAGGCCGTCAACCAGGCCGCCTTCGACTGCGCCGGGGCCTTCAGCGCCGCGGGCGTCCAGGTCCTGCACGTCGTCGGCCCGAAGAACGCCGAGGAGCCCAAGGACCTCACGCGCGACGGCGTCCCGTACGTCGCCGTGCCCTACGTCGACCGCATGGACATGGCCTACGCCGCCGCCGACATGGCCATGTGCCGGTCCGGCGCCATGACCTGCGCCGAACTCACCGCCGTGGGCCTGCCCGCCACGTTCGTCCCGCTGCCGATCGGCAACGGCGAGCAGCGTCTCAACGCCGAGCCGATCGTGGAGGCCGGGGGAGGCCTCATGGTCCCCAACGCCGACCTCACCCCGCAGTGGATCCAGCAGAACCTGATCCCGCTGCTGACCGACACCGACCGGATCGTCTCCATGTCGGAGGCCGCCGCCAAGATGGGCCGCCGCGACGCCGACGAGGCACTGGCCCGCGAGGTCATGGCGATCGCCCGGGGCGGGTCCGTCCCTGAGACGCCGATCGACGACGACTTCGAGGACGAGAACGGCTACGTCGACGACGGAAAGGACGCGCAATGA